The following nucleotide sequence is from Pseudonocardia abyssalis.
TGGAACGCCGAGAACCTCTTCACGGGCTGGGTGGACGTGCCGCTCACCGAGACCGGTGAGCAGGAGGCCCGCCGTGGCGGTGAGCTGCTGCGAGAGGCCGGGCTGCTGCCCGACGTGGTGCACACCTCGCTGATGCGCCGCGCGATCTCCACCGCCCACCTCGCGCTCGACGCGTGCGACCGGCACTGGATCCCGGTCAAGCGCGACTGGCGGCTCAACGAGCGCCACTACGGCGCGCTGCAGGGCAAGGACAAGAAGCAGACGCTCGCGGAGTTCGGCGAGGAGCAGTTCATGCTCTGGCGCCGCTCCTACGACACGCCGCCGCCGGAGATCGAGGTCGGTTCCGAGTTCGACCAGAGCGGCGACCCCCGCTACGCCGGGATCACCGTTCCGCGCACCGAGTGCCTCCTGGACGTCGTGACGCGCTTCCTGCCGTACTGGGAGTCCGAGGTGGTGTCGGACCTGCGGGCCGGGAAGGTGGTGCTCCTCGCCGCGCACGGCAACTCGCTGCGCGCGCTCGTCAAGCACCTCGACGGGATCTCCGACGCCGACATCGCCGGGCTCAACATTCCCACGGGCATGCCGCTGCGCTACGACCTCGACGACGACATGCGCCCCACGGTCCCCGGAGGCACGTACCTCGACCCGCAGGCTGCGGCCGACGCCGCGGCCGCGGTGGCGTCGCAGGGGCGCTGACGCCCGTCCCGCCGTTGCAGCACAGCCACCTTCCCGCCATCTCGTTGCGGGAAGGTGGCTGTACTGCAATCGGGGGGCGGACGGCCGATGTAGTGAACGCGGTGTGAACGCGGGCCGAAATGTGCCGTTCCCGGACGTCACCGCGGTCACGACCGGGGTCCTGGGCTGGCCAATGCCGCCCTCCGGCTGCCTACGATGCCGCCCGTGACCGCACTGCTGTGCGTGCTGATCGCGGCCGCCGCTCTCGTGCTCGGCGTCGTCGTCGGGATGCGTACCGGGCGCCGGCGGGTCGAGCCCGCCCCCGTCCCGGCCCCGCCGACCTCCGGGCCGCCGATGGCCGACCTCCTCGAGCGCGTGTTCCGCTCCTCCGATGCGGGGCTCGCGGTCTTCACGCACGCCGGCGACGTGGTGCTGCACAACGACCGTGCGGTCGAGCTGGGCCTCGTGCGGGGCGACCTGCCCGACGCGCGGGCGTGGGCCGCGTGCCAGCGGGCGGAGAGCTCCGGTCAGCCCGGCACCGTCGACCTGTCGCCGCTGGACCAGCAGCGTGGTCGCCAGCCCGCCGCCGTCGTCGCCGAGGTGCGCCCGCTGGGCGGGGGATACACCGTCGCCGAGGCCTCCGACACCTCCGACGCCGTGCGGCTCGAGGCCACCCGTCGCGACTTCGTCGCCAACGTCAGCCACGAGCTCAAGACCCCCGTCGGCGCGGTCGGCCTGCTCGCCGAGGCGGTGCTGGACGCGGCCGACGACGCCGTCGAGGTCCGCCGGTTCAGCACGAAGATCCTCAACGAGGCCAACCGGCTCGGCGCGCTGGTCACCGAGCTGATCGCGCTGTCGCGGCTGACCGGGGCGGAGCGGCTGCCCGAGCTGGGCATCGTCGACGTCGACGAGGTCGTGAGCGAGGCCATGGCCCGCAGTCGGCTGTCCGCGGAGGGGTCACGCATCGACATCACCGTCGACCGGCCCACCGGCCTGGAGGTCGACGGCGACCGCACGCTGCTGGTCACCGCGCTGTCCAACCTCGTCGAGAACGCGATCGCGTACTCGCCGTCTGAGGCGTCGGTGTCGGTCTCGCGCCGGCGCGTCGGCGACTGGGTGGAGGTCTCGGTCACCGACCGCGGCATCGGCATCGCCCCCGAGCACCAGGCACGGGTGTTCGAGCGCTTCTTCCGCGTCGACCCGGCCCGATCGCGCGCCACCGGCGGCACCGGGCTGGGGCTCGCGATCGTCAAGCACGTCGTGGCCAACCACGGCGGCGAGGTGCGGCTGTGGAGCAGTCCGGGCACCGGTTCGACCTTCACCATGCGGCTGCCCGTGCACGCCGCGGAGCTCGACGACATCGACGACGACGACCCCGAGGGCATCGCCCTGCCGGTGGGTCACGAACCGAGGAGGACAGGATGACCAGGGTTCTGATCGTCGAGGACGAGGAGTCCTTCGCCGACCCGCTCGCGTTCCTGCTGCGCAAGGAGGGCTTCACGACCGCCGTGGCCGCGACCGGCCAGGACGCGCTCGAGGAGTTCGACCGCAACGGCGCCGACATCGTGCTGCTCGACCTCATGCTCCCCGGCATGAGCGGCACCGACGTCTGCAAGGCGCTGCGCACCCGCTCCGCCGTCCCGGTGATCATGGTGACGGCGCGGGACAGCGAGATCGACAAGGTCGTGGGCCTGGAGCTGGGCGCCGACGACTACGTCACCAAGCCCTACTCGGCGCGCGAGCTGATCGCCCGCGTGCGCGCGGTCCTGCGTCGCGGTGGGGAGGGCGGCGTGGAGATGGACGGCTCCGGCGGCTGGAGCAGCGGCGCGGTGCTGGAGGCGGGGCCGGTGCGGATGGACGTCGAGCGGCACGTCGTGTCGGTGGGGGGCTCCGACGTGGCGCTGCCGCTCAAGGAGTTCGACCTGCTGGAGTACCTGCTGCGCAACGTCGGGCGGGTGCTGACGCGCGGCCAGCTCATCGACCGCGTCTGGGGCGCCGACTACGTGGGGGACACCAAGACCCTCGACGTGCACGTCAAGCGGCTGCGGAGCAAGGTCGAGACCGACCCGGGCGCCCCGAGGCACCTGGTGACGGTGAGAGGTCTCGGGTACAAGTTCGAGGCCTGAAGCGGGTGGGAGACCCGCCGATCAAGGCGTCGATGTCGCTGGTGGATCACCCGGAGCGACGTCTGTCCTCGATCGGCGGGGTCACCACCGCATGCCGCGTCGACGGAGGGCTGCCGCGACCCTGGCCCGTACCTCGCCGGGGGAGCATCGGGCGAGTGCCTGCCGGGCCTGGAAGGCACCGTGCTGGCGCAGGAGCGCAGGGGGTCCGCATGCCCCGACGGTCCGGCGACGCGTGCTCGCCGAACAGCTGTACCGGCTGGACTGTGGACAACCCACCGGCGATGTGGACAACCCCGCGACCGTCACGCGGCACCACCGAAGTCCGCCGATCACGGCGCGAACGTCGCTCCCGAAGATCCACTGACCACGTCCGCGCCGTGATCAGCGGGCTCAGGGTGGCAAGAAGTCACTGCGGGTAGTTGACAATCCCGCAGTGTGACGGGTTCGGTCACGGCCGCGTCACGGCGGGGCGGTAGCGTGGGGGTCGTGCGCCTGGGTGTGCTCGACGTCGGTTCCAACACCGTCCATCTGCTCGTGGTGGACGCGCATCGCGGTGGGCACCCGACGCCGATGACGTCGGAGAAGGACGAGCTGCGCCTCGCCGAGAACCTCGACGCCTCCGGGGCACTGACGAAGGCCGGCGCCGACAAACTGGTCCGCACCGTCGCGAAGGCCGGGGCCGCGGCCACGGAGGCGGGCTGCACCGACCTCCTCGCCTTCGCCACCTCCGCCCTGCGCGACGCCACCAACTCCGCGGCCGTGCTCGCCCGCGTCCGCGACGAGACCGGGGTCGGCCTGCAGGTGCTGCCCGGTGACGACGAGGCGCGCTACACCTTCCTCGCCGTCCGCCGGTGGTACGGCTGGTCGGCCGGGCGGCTGCTGGTGCTCGACATCGGCGGCGGATCCCTGGAGCTCGCGGCCGGCCGCGACGAGCACCCGGCGGTGGCCGCGTCGCTGCCGCTCGGGGCCGGGCGGCTCACGCGCGAGTGGTTCCGGTCCGACCCGCCCTCGCGCCGGGAGATCGACGCCCTGCGCACCCACCTCGACGCCGAGCTCGCCCCCGTCGCCCGGCGGATGAGGCGGGCCGGTGTGCCGGACCTCGCGGTCGGCACGTCGAAGACCTTCCGCTCGCTGGCCCGGCTCACCGGGGCGGCGCCGTCGAGCGCGGGGCCGCGGGCGCGGCGCCTGCTCACCGACGTCGGGCTGCGCCAGCTCACCGCGTTCATCACCCGCATGTCGGCGGGCGACCTCGCCGAGCTGGAGGGCGTGAGCCCCAGCCGGGCCCACCAGCTCGTGGCGGGCGCGCTGGTCGCCGAGGCCGCGATGCGCGCGCTGCAGATCACGCAGCTGGAGATCTGCCCGTGGGCCCTGCGGGAGGGCGTCATCCTCCGGCGGCTCGACACGCTGGAGGCGTCGACCCGCCCGCCCTCGGCACAGACCGACCGCTCGGCGCAGGACGCGCCGGACGGACTTGGACGCTTGACGTCGTACGAGGCACGGTGTACAGGATGAGTTCCGAGACCGACCACCCCCGTCAGCGCACCGTCGCCGAGCTGCTCGCCGAGCACGGCAACGGCGGTCCGTCCGGTCGACGTCGTCGCCGCCGGGAGGAAGAGCCGGACGAGGGCGCCCCGCCCGGTCAGCAGGCCCCGATCGCCACGCGGGACCCGGTCGCCCCGTTCGCCCCGCCCGACCGCGCGGTGCTGCGCGATCCCGTCCCGCCCGCCCGCGTGGCCGGTCCCGACGAGCGCCGCGCGGCGGCGCCCGCGCTGCCCCAGCAGTCCGCACCCCAGCAGTCCGCACCCCGGCAGTCCGCGTCGCAGCAGGTCCAGTCTCGGCAGGTCCAGCCCCAGCAGGTCCAGAGCCGGCCGGTCCCCCCCGTGTCGCCCCCACCCGTCGCGGCGCCGGCAGGCCAGGCGCCCGTCCAGCCGTCCGACGGCCCGGCGCCCGCCGCGGTCCAGCCCCCCACGGTGCAGGCCCCGCCGGTCGCACCGCCCGCCCGGCAGGCGCCGTCCGCTGCCACCCCGTCCGCTGCCACCCCGTCCGCTGCCACCCCGTCCGCTGCCACCCCGTCCGCTGCCACCCCGTCCGCAGCCTCGCCGTCCGCAGCCTCGCCGTCCGCAGCCTCGCCGTCCGCAGCCTCGCCGGCCACCACCCCGCCGGCCACCCGGCAGGCGGGCCAGCAACAGGCGTCCCCGCAGCCGACGGCCCAGCAGGGCACGTCCGCCCCGCCTGCGCGTCCCGCCGGTCCGGAGCGCGACCGCCCCACCGACGTGATGCCGCGCTACCGCGACGCACCGCAGGAGGCCGAGGACCTCTTCACCCGGCCGATCCCACAGCAGAAGTCCGCGCCCGACGAGGACGTCGACGAGGGCCCGCCGACGATGGTCGGGGCGGCGCCCGTCGGGGCCGAGTCCTGGCACCGGGCCCGCACCGAGGACGCCGTGCGCGACGGGTCCGCGATCGACGGCGGCCCGCCGCTGCCGGAGGGCCCCGTCGACGCCCACGAGGAGCCCGCCGGGCTGGGGCCGGTCGACCCGGACGAGTTCGACGACGGCCCGCCCGCCCGCGAGCGCCGTCTCGGCCGCGGTTCGGCGGCGAAGGAGGCCGCGGCCCCGTCATGGGCGGCGGTGATGGTCCAGTGGATCGCCGGTGCGCTCGGCGGCGCCGTGCTGTGGGTGCTGTTCCGGTTCCTGTGGCGCAACCTGCCCGTCGTCGCGCTGGCGTCGGCGGTGCTGGTCACGGTCGGGCTCGTGGTGATCGTGCGCGCGCT
It contains:
- a CDS encoding sensor histidine kinase; this translates as MTALLCVLIAAAALVLGVVVGMRTGRRRVEPAPVPAPPTSGPPMADLLERVFRSSDAGLAVFTHAGDVVLHNDRAVELGLVRGDLPDARAWAACQRAESSGQPGTVDLSPLDQQRGRQPAAVVAEVRPLGGGYTVAEASDTSDAVRLEATRRDFVANVSHELKTPVGAVGLLAEAVLDAADDAVEVRRFSTKILNEANRLGALVTELIALSRLTGAERLPELGIVDVDEVVSEAMARSRLSAEGSRIDITVDRPTGLEVDGDRTLLVTALSNLVENAIAYSPSEASVSVSRRRVGDWVEVSVTDRGIGIAPEHQARVFERFFRVDPARSRATGGTGLGLAIVKHVVANHGGEVRLWSSPGTGSTFTMRLPVHAAELDDIDDDDPEGIALPVGHEPRRTG
- a CDS encoding phosphoglyceromutase, coding for MGTLVLLRHGQSAWNAENLFTGWVDVPLTETGEQEARRGGELLREAGLLPDVVHTSLMRRAISTAHLALDACDRHWIPVKRDWRLNERHYGALQGKDKKQTLAEFGEEQFMLWRRSYDTPPPEIEVGSEFDQSGDPRYAGITVPRTECLLDVVTRFLPYWESEVVSDLRAGKVVLLAAHGNSLRALVKHLDGISDADIAGLNIPTGMPLRYDLDDDMRPTVPGGTYLDPQAAADAAAAVASQGR
- a CDS encoding Ppx/GppA phosphatase family protein translates to MRLGVLDVGSNTVHLLVVDAHRGGHPTPMTSEKDELRLAENLDASGALTKAGADKLVRTVAKAGAAATEAGCTDLLAFATSALRDATNSAAVLARVRDETGVGLQVLPGDDEARYTFLAVRRWYGWSAGRLLVLDIGGGSLELAAGRDEHPAVAASLPLGAGRLTREWFRSDPPSRREIDALRTHLDAELAPVARRMRRAGVPDLAVGTSKTFRSLARLTGAAPSSAGPRARRLLTDVGLRQLTAFITRMSAGDLAELEGVSPSRAHQLVAGALVAEAAMRALQITQLEICPWALREGVILRRLDTLEASTRPPSAQTDRSAQDAPDGLGRLTSYEARCTG
- a CDS encoding response regulator transcription factor, whose amino-acid sequence is MTRVLIVEDEESFADPLAFLLRKEGFTTAVAATGQDALEEFDRNGADIVLLDLMLPGMSGTDVCKALRTRSAVPVIMVTARDSEIDKVVGLELGADDYVTKPYSARELIARVRAVLRRGGEGGVEMDGSGGWSSGAVLEAGPVRMDVERHVVSVGGSDVALPLKEFDLLEYLLRNVGRVLTRGQLIDRVWGADYVGDTKTLDVHVKRLRSKVETDPGAPRHLVTVRGLGYKFEA